The Thermosulfurimonas sp. F29 genome includes a window with the following:
- a CDS encoding cytochrome c3 family protein, with the protein MVLFLFFLVFAGEAGAKIRHGLCVDCHTMHNSQGGVTVANGTVYVGGPIPGLLRTDCIGCHTGVNDGNNTTPYVYSTQPDYGTNGFGTDGNTLAGGNFFWVTQNDDRGHNVVGIAVQDATLGTTPPGGTAMAQQLHCAGTYGCHGDPGIADDIKSILGAHHADDSTIDGSTVGKSYRFLKGVLGYEDPLWEYQPTPSRHNQYKGVDRASETEVDTTTISALCARCHGDFHSGAGNISKNGWGSPWLRHPTDYDLGNTASNSEYRNYPGVLVGQTINGVTYANRTYAPEVPLGSVNASAPRSTVTFNDDAIITCITCHRAHGSPYPKALRWDYWGWPGNGKLNGCNACHTTKD; encoded by the coding sequence GTGGTCTTGTTCCTGTTTTTCCTCGTTTTTGCTGGAGAGGCGGGGGCCAAGATCCGGCACGGGTTGTGTGTGGACTGTCACACCATGCACAACTCGCAGGGCGGTGTTACCGTGGCCAACGGCACGGTCTATGTGGGAGGCCCCATACCCGGTCTTCTTCGCACTGACTGTATCGGCTGCCACACCGGGGTGAACGACGGCAATAACACCACGCCTTATGTTTACAGCACGCAGCCCGACTACGGGACCAACGGTTTCGGAACCGACGGGAACACCCTGGCCGGAGGAAACTTTTTCTGGGTGACTCAAAACGACGACCGGGGGCACAATGTGGTGGGCATTGCGGTGCAGGACGCCACCCTGGGGACCACCCCTCCGGGAGGCACGGCCATGGCCCAGCAACTTCACTGTGCCGGGACCTACGGGTGCCACGGGGATCCGGGCATTGCCGACGACATAAAGTCCATTCTCGGGGCCCATCACGCCGACGACTCCACTATAGACGGCTCCACGGTGGGAAAGAGTTATCGGTTCCTGAAGGGGGTTCTGGGTTACGAGGATCCCCTGTGGGAATACCAGCCCACCCCTAGCAGACACAATCAGTACAAGGGGGTGGATAGGGCGAGTGAAACCGAGGTCGATACCACCACCATAAGTGCCCTCTGCGCTCGCTGCCACGGAGATTTTCACAGTGGAGCCGGCAACATCAGTAAGAACGGCTGGGGATCTCCCTGGCTCAGGCATCCCACCGATTACGACCTGGGGAATACGGCATCTAATTCCGAATATCGAAATTATCCGGGTGTCCTGGTAGGGCAGACCATAAACGGGGTGACTTACGCCAACCGCACCTATGCCCCGGAGGTGCCGCTGGGAAGCGTGAATGCAAGCGCCCCCAGGTCCACCGTTACCTTCAACGACGATGCCATCATCACCTGCATCACCTGCCATCGGGCCCACGGTTCGCCTTATCCTAAGGCTCTGCGGTGGGATTACTGGGGCTGGCCGGGGAACGGAAAACTCAACGGCTGCAATGCCTGTCACACCACCAAGGATTGA
- a CDS encoding cytochrome c3 family protein: MSWWLIVFSLWMVVGSSVSLRAAECVKCHPVEVKVYTHPSYLRGDCAVCHLRVQFQARRVEVPENEVRWWRKLEVVRGEYYLPLPGRMSHRPLVLKAREIGWQKVLDPDLATPIKPGEATFSLKRVYPCDRVQGVTVSVKICLEAGVPFEAEVDCGGGIRGFTTGLATFQAVWVDGLRPGKFRCVVLARSIGGQEVRAEVRGDTGKVESVRFPLASEEEKPEAGIREVMGRRYLYVKTRGRVRFEVGYLPVRVKRRVRRELKDEAHRGLRPPVDTATYACYRCHGKHSLGASHPVDVVYRPGEKVKPDPGLPLFGGRVECASCHEPHTSARPHLLRKQGKDLCLSCHLARYF; the protein is encoded by the coding sequence TTGAGCTGGTGGTTAATAGTTTTTAGTTTATGGATGGTGGTAGGGAGTTCCGTTTCTTTAAGAGCCGCTGAGTGCGTAAAGTGTCATCCGGTGGAGGTGAAGGTCTACACGCATCCCTCCTATCTTAGGGGAGATTGTGCGGTCTGTCATCTCAGGGTGCAGTTTCAGGCCCGGAGGGTGGAGGTTCCGGAGAATGAGGTGCGGTGGTGGCGAAAACTGGAGGTGGTCAGGGGAGAATACTATCTGCCCCTTCCGGGGAGGATGTCTCATCGTCCTCTGGTATTGAAGGCCCGGGAGATCGGCTGGCAGAAGGTCCTGGATCCGGATCTCGCGACTCCGATTAAGCCCGGGGAGGCGACCTTTTCCCTTAAGAGGGTTTATCCCTGTGATCGGGTGCAGGGGGTTACGGTGAGCGTAAAGATCTGCCTTGAGGCCGGGGTACCCTTTGAGGCTGAGGTGGATTGCGGAGGAGGCATTCGTGGGTTTACCACCGGTCTGGCCACCTTTCAGGCGGTGTGGGTGGACGGCCTGAGGCCTGGAAAGTTCAGGTGTGTGGTTCTGGCCCGCTCCATAGGAGGGCAGGAGGTTCGGGCGGAGGTGAGAGGGGATACCGGGAAGGTGGAAAGCGTGCGCTTTCCCCTGGCCTCGGAGGAGGAAAAGCCGGAGGCCGGGATCCGGGAGGTGATGGGCCGGAGGTACCTTTATGTGAAGACCCGGGGACGGGTGCGCTTTGAGGTGGGGTATCTTCCGGTGAGGGTGAAAAGACGCGTGCGGCGCGAACTTAAGGACGAGGCACATCGCGGGTTGCGTCCCCCGGTCGACACCGCCACTTACGCCTGTTATCGCTGTCACGGGAAACATTCCCTGGGGGCCTCTCATCCGGTGGATGTGGTGTATCGGCCGGGCGAGAAGGTGAAGCCCGATCCGGGGCTCCCGCTCTTTGGCGGGCGGGTGGAGTGTGCTTCGTGCCACGAGCCTCACACCTCGGCCAGACCCCACCTTTTACGCAAGCAGGGCAAGGATCTGTGTCTCTCGTGTCATCTGGCAAGATACTTTTAA
- a CDS encoding cytochrome c3 family protein, with amino-acid sequence MRWVWLVLLGLLWVTPAPGAVNCFNGGCHRPGAFKGAVQHGPVKEARCERCHFPHVSRYAHLLRRPIPDLCYECHKDFRERMLRATWVHLPVKRGACGRCHQPHAGPKGLLASSGAELCFNCHRNLRKVSYRVTHAPFKRGQCLACHRAHFGKTRPLLRQEGAGVCYRCHEKERTVSLHGRYARSDMDCLLCHNPHGSDRPHLVRNFLHEPYGKKACGECHESGRSGVEMCLSCHRDRKSDFLKVHTHYMRSDRRPFCVNCHSPHASDNRILLRGSPDWLCIRCHREALVQKRESLHIHPAWGRCLDCHEGHGSRFAGMLKGDAIAVCVRCHKTQGKFTHPIGEKVKDPRTGQSLTCVTCHDPMGTPFKYELRLSGEASLCLECHKGY; translated from the coding sequence ATGAGGTGGGTGTGGCTGGTTCTGCTGGGGCTCCTGTGGGTGACGCCGGCTCCGGGGGCGGTTAACTGCTTCAACGGGGGTTGTCATCGTCCCGGGGCCTTTAAGGGGGCGGTGCAACACGGTCCGGTAAAGGAAGCCCGGTGCGAGAGGTGTCACTTTCCGCATGTATCCCGTTATGCCCATCTTTTGCGAAGACCCATTCCCGATCTGTGCTACGAATGCCATAAGGACTTTCGGGAAAGGATGTTAAGGGCCACCTGGGTCCATCTCCCGGTGAAGCGGGGAGCCTGCGGTCGCTGTCATCAACCTCACGCCGGTCCAAAGGGGTTGCTGGCTTCCTCCGGAGCGGAGTTATGTTTTAACTGTCACCGGAATTTAAGGAAGGTTTCGTACAGGGTCACCCATGCGCCCTTTAAGAGGGGGCAATGCCTGGCCTGTCACCGCGCGCATTTCGGAAAAACGAGGCCGCTTTTAAGACAGGAGGGGGCGGGGGTGTGTTATCGTTGCCACGAAAAGGAGCGCACCGTCTCCCTTCACGGAAGGTATGCCCGTTCCGATATGGACTGTCTTCTCTGTCACAATCCTCACGGGAGCGATCGTCCCCATCTGGTCCGCAATTTTCTGCACGAGCCCTACGGAAAGAAGGCCTGCGGGGAGTGTCACGAGAGCGGGCGTTCAGGGGTGGAGATGTGTCTTTCGTGTCATCGGGATCGGAAGTCCGACTTTTTGAAGGTGCATACCCATTATATGCGTTCCGATCGGAGGCCCTTCTGCGTGAACTGCCATTCCCCGCACGCCTCGGACAATCGAATCCTTCTTCGCGGTTCTCCGGACTGGCTCTGCATCCGGTGCCATCGTGAGGCTCTGGTTCAGAAGAGGGAGAGTCTTCACATTCATCCGGCCTGGGGAAGGTGTCTGGATTGTCACGAGGGTCACGGTTCCCGGTTCGCCGGGATGCTCAAGGGAGATGCCATTGCGGTGTGCGTACGGTGTCACAAGACCCAGGGCAAGTTTACCCACCCCATCGGTGAGAAAGTCAAGGATCCGCGCACCGGTCAGAGTTTGACCTGCGTGACCTGCCACGATCCCATGGGGACACCCTTCAAATACGAGCTGAGATTAAGCGGGGAGGCTTCCCTATGCCTAGAGTGTCACAAGGGTTACTGA
- a CDS encoding YncE family protein translates to MRRIVWLILIGLALVAGKGWAGPARVAVFVNLERLPGFRVILRVEGVHLLGKGREEVLPLVSREIDTGLPFGQGLLAFGEVPAGKYRGLKLCLSGVKVRGREWKGGSIERVYPVSLDLRNGETTSLFVSWDVAGSLGGKAFVPRFSVRRQENPLPGENLFVDTPDTDTVWVITTDTNRVVYSLGICEGPRGMAVAPGGQRFYVVCEGERAVKVVGMRSFRVEDVIPVPLLTSPRYLALGPEGRALITSPDDRMLALVDLERGVLVRSQRLNYQPGEVVYLSEGQRFAVSSPVEGVVYFFDTDLNPAGRLSAGFAPRGLASDREYFYVTDEEGGVHFYRLPGLESEGRVETCFGPERVLSVDGRVLVSCSGGELAVLLEGHLTVSRRLSVGRGAFSMVYYAPRRWVYVALREAGAVAVVDFNRERVVGKIEVGGRPFELVVNSF, encoded by the coding sequence ATGCGCAGGATAGTCTGGCTGATCTTGATCGGTCTGGCGCTGGTGGCGGGTAAGGGATGGGCGGGGCCGGCGCGGGTGGCGGTCTTCGTGAATCTCGAGAGGCTTCCCGGGTTTCGGGTGATTTTAAGGGTGGAGGGGGTCCATCTTCTGGGAAAGGGTCGGGAAGAGGTACTTCCCCTGGTGAGCCGGGAAATTGACACGGGGCTACCCTTCGGGCAGGGACTTCTGGCCTTCGGGGAGGTGCCGGCGGGAAAGTACCGGGGGCTTAAGTTGTGTCTCTCCGGGGTAAAGGTCCGGGGTCGGGAATGGAAGGGAGGATCGATAGAGAGGGTCTATCCGGTCTCCTTGGATCTTCGCAATGGGGAGACGACGAGTCTTTTTGTATCCTGGGATGTGGCGGGTTCTCTGGGAGGGAAGGCCTTCGTGCCCAGGTTTTCGGTGAGGAGACAGGAAAATCCCCTTCCCGGGGAGAATCTTTTCGTGGACACTCCGGACACGGACACGGTATGGGTGATCACCACGGACACCAACCGGGTGGTGTACAGCCTGGGGATATGTGAGGGCCCGCGAGGGATGGCGGTGGCTCCGGGAGGACAGCGGTTTTATGTGGTGTGTGAGGGGGAAAGGGCGGTGAAGGTGGTGGGGATGCGGTCCTTCCGGGTGGAGGATGTGATCCCGGTGCCGTTGCTGACCTCTCCCCGATATCTTGCTCTGGGGCCCGAGGGTCGGGCCCTTATCACCTCTCCCGACGACCGCATGCTGGCCCTGGTGGATCTGGAGCGGGGTGTGCTGGTGCGCTCTCAGCGTTTGAATTACCAGCCGGGGGAGGTGGTGTATCTTTCCGAGGGTCAGCGTTTTGCGGTGTCCTCTCCGGTGGAGGGAGTGGTTTATTTTTTTGACACGGATCTGAATCCCGCGGGGAGGCTTTCGGCGGGGTTTGCCCCCCGGGGGCTGGCTTCGGATCGGGAATATTTCTATGTAACCGATGAGGAAGGGGGGGTACATTTCTATCGGCTTCCGGGGCTTGAATCCGAGGGGCGGGTGGAGACCTGTTTCGGGCCGGAACGGGTGCTTTCGGTGGACGGAAGGGTGCTGGTGAGCTGTTCCGGTGGGGAACTGGCCGTGCTTCTCGAGGGGCATCTTACCGTTTCCCGCAGGCTGTCGGTGGGGCGGGGCGCTTTTTCCATGGTATATTACGCGCCGCGCCGGTGGGTTTATGTGGCTTTGCGGGAGGCCGGTGCGGTGGCAGTGGTGGATTTCAACCGGGAAAGGGTTGTCGGAAAGATAGAAGTAGGAGGGAGACCCTTTGAGCTGGTGGTTAATAGTTTTTAG